In the Podospora bellae-mahoneyi strain CBS 112042 chromosome 4, whole genome shotgun sequence genome, one interval contains:
- a CDS encoding hypothetical protein (EggNog:ENOG503P4HS; COG:S) yields the protein MSADSHELLDAFRAAALSVTKLYKTSAAAQTKSRADGYQDCLEDLIAFLDKENIGLSAGDVGSKIRKWAMDRSETRDTTPPSIESDDEPEKPEPAASSPQARTSPPAAQTSVDRDEVHMRDSAPPVLATVPCPPSPIVEEVDFVVPTQDTFNFQSAHAYPHDEAMRLANLNLSDANQASNHNTSNRTTPRNTRRRDVRPGRTRRDLGQGAGHKRKMNLAEYFDLNGVDLGNGKDMFGGGKRTRHV from the coding sequence ATGAGCGCCGATTCGCACGAGCTTCTCGATGCCTTCCGGGCTGCTGCACTGTCCGTCACCAAGCTCTACAAGACGTCAGCTGCCGCGCAAACCAAGTCTCGCGCCGATGGCTATCAAGACTGTCTTGAAGACCTGATTGCCTTTCTggacaaagaaaacatcGGACTGTCTGCTGGTGATGTAGGCTCAAAGATCCGGAAATGGGCGATGGATAGATCAGAGACTAGGGACACCACACCCCCATCCATCGAGAGCGACGACGAGCCCGAGAAGCCCGAGCCTGCCGCCTCATCCCCTCAGGCACGAACGAGCCCTCCGGCAGCACAAACATCTGTCGACCGGGACGAGGTCCACATGAGAGATTCGGCGCCTCCGGTTCTTGCAACGGTTCCCTGTCCGCCTAGCCCGATagtggaggaggtcgactTTGTTGTTCCTACGCAGGATACCTTCAACTTCCAGTCAGCACATGCTTATCCTCACGATGAGGCCATGCGactcgccaacctcaacctgTCTGATGCCAACCAAGCATCAAACCATAACACATCAAACCGGACGACACCACGCAacaccagaagaagagatgtACGACCTGGGAGGACACGGAGAGATTTGGGACAGGGCGCGGGCCACAAGAGAAAGATGAACCTCGCTGAGTACTTCGACCTAAACGGTGTCGATCTCGGGAACGGAAAGGATATGTTTGGCGGTGGGAAACGCACAAGGCACGTTTAG